The Deltaproteobacteria bacterium genome contains a region encoding:
- a CDS encoding heme lyase CcmF/NrfE family subunit, with the protein MHAISFTALLLSMLAAVGLTALAGAKALKEDFGTVALLEKGQMALTAVVAIVSLVLLQALAVRDFSFAYVRDYTDTFLPLFYAVTAFWAGQNGSFLFWYLCIAVMGWCMIFTPGYSRLDGRTKVYFWLFYYLVEIFFLFALTGPSNPFLRLDPVPAEGHGLNPLLQNPGMIFHPPLLFMGYAAYTIPCCLALASRLSGDGKDWLDLSRNWNIVAWTTLTAGIILGAWWSYMELGWGGYWAWDPVENASLIPWLAGTAYMHTAIVGRTRKTLLRTNVFMAALTLLLCFYATFVVRSGLIDSLHAFGGSRMGIPLLVFMIAGLGLTLYVCLVSRRDDTSHVDDFMSRPGMLFLGAWLLLCLAGIVFLGVNWPVLSALWSENPVGLDAGFYNRVCLPLFAFLALVMALCPWFAQKRGIGDKVGLGAAIVAGLVAAGAFFALGYTQPVALLAGAAGVMIIVSISFMFARNKAVRSFLPSWGAYGVHLGVALMVIGVAFSGPYKIEEEAMLTKGQSMTVGAYEVAYQGLRHDHDNPAMDMHEAQLVVTRDGREVGVLTPQKRLYRNFEQSFAEVSVIPSLGEEIYATLLAFNEEEAVSLKVSVNPLVNWIWIGGTLACLVAFACWRRIERRG; encoded by the coding sequence ATGCACGCCATCAGTTTCACCGCATTGCTGCTCAGCATGTTGGCCGCGGTGGGCTTGACCGCCCTTGCCGGCGCGAAGGCCCTCAAGGAAGATTTCGGGACCGTTGCCCTGCTCGAAAAAGGGCAGATGGCCCTGACCGCGGTGGTCGCGATCGTGTCCCTGGTCCTGCTGCAGGCCCTGGCCGTACGCGATTTTTCCTTTGCCTATGTCCGGGATTACACGGACACCTTCCTGCCCTTGTTTTACGCCGTGACCGCCTTCTGGGCGGGGCAGAACGGCTCGTTTTTGTTTTGGTATCTCTGCATCGCCGTCATGGGGTGGTGCATGATTTTCACGCCCGGCTATTCCCGCCTGGACGGGCGGACCAAGGTCTATTTCTGGCTTTTTTATTACTTGGTGGAAATTTTCTTTTTGTTCGCCCTGACCGGACCGAGCAACCCGTTTCTGCGCCTGGATCCCGTCCCCGCCGAGGGGCACGGCCTGAATCCCCTGCTCCAGAATCCGGGCATGATTTTTCATCCGCCGCTTCTGTTCATGGGATATGCCGCGTATACCATTCCCTGCTGTCTGGCCTTGGCCTCGCGGTTGTCCGGAGACGGCAAGGATTGGCTCGATTTATCGCGCAACTGGAATATCGTGGCCTGGACCACCCTGACCGCCGGCATCATCCTGGGCGCGTGGTGGTCGTACATGGAGCTTGGCTGGGGTGGGTACTGGGCCTGGGACCCGGTGGAAAACGCCTCGCTCATTCCCTGGCTGGCCGGCACGGCCTACATGCACACGGCCATTGTCGGCCGCACCCGCAAAACCCTGCTGCGCACCAATGTCTTCATGGCCGCCCTGACCCTGCTCTTGTGTTTTTACGCCACCTTCGTCGTTCGCAGCGGCCTGATCGATTCCTTGCACGCCTTTGGCGGCAGCCGCATGGGAATCCCGCTCTTGGTGTTCATGATCGCCGGCCTCGGACTGACCCTGTACGTGTGTCTGGTCTCCCGGCGAGACGATACATCCCATGTCGATGACTTCATGAGCCGTCCCGGCATGCTTTTTCTGGGCGCCTGGTTGCTTCTGTGTCTGGCCGGAATCGTCTTTTTGGGCGTGAACTGGCCGGTTTTGAGCGCCCTGTGGAGCGAGAACCCGGTGGGTCTCGACGCGGGTTTCTACAACCGGGTCTGTCTGCCCTTGTTCGCCTTTCTGGCGTTGGTCATGGCTTTGTGCCCGTGGTTTGCCCAGAAGCGGGGGATCGGGGACAAGGTCGGTCTGGGCGCGGCCATCGTGGCCGGTCTGGTCGCGGCCGGGGCGTTTTTCGCGCTGGGGTATACCCAGCCCGTGGCCCTGCTGGCCGGCGCCGCGGGGGTGATGATCATCGTGTCCATCTCCTTTATGTTCGCGCGCAACAAGGCCGTGCGGTCCTTTCTTCCATCCTGGGGCGCCTATGGCGTGCACCTGGGCGTGGCCTTGATGGTCATTGGCGTGGCTTTTTCCGGCCCGTATAAAATCGAGGAAGAGGCCATGCTGACCAAGGGGCAGAGCATGACCGTGGGCGCTTACGAGGTCGCGTACCAAGGACTGCGCCATGACCACGACAATCCGGCCATGGATATGCACGAGGCCCAACTGGTCGTGACCCGGGATGGCCGCGAGGTGGGCGTGCTGACTCCGCAAAAGCGCCTCTATCGCAACTTCGAGCAGAGTTTTGCCGAGGTTTCGGTCATTCCATCCCTGGGCGAGGAAATCTATGCGACCCTGCTCGCCTTCAACGAGGAGGAGGCCGTCAGTCTCAAGGTCAGCGTCAACCCCCTGGTGAACTGGATTTGGATTGGCGGCACCCTGGCATGTCTGGTTGCCTTTGCCTGCTGGAGACGGATCGAGCGTCGGGGATGA
- a CDS encoding cytochrome c maturation protein CcmE codes for MSTTTNQKWVYLVAVLLVGAGIGYLVFSGLSQNSVYFLNVSEALAMPAEELSQARLFGSVSADNVVLDPTGRGVSFTALDKDNPAQAIRVHYHGAVPDTFKPGVEVILEGAFNAQTREFEAATLLTKCPSKYEKNEKGQMRPPGYES; via the coding sequence ATGAGTACTACCACGAATCAAAAATGGGTCTATCTTGTGGCCGTCCTCCTGGTCGGGGCCGGGATCGGCTATCTGGTCTTCAGCGGTCTTTCCCAGAATTCCGTGTATTTTCTCAATGTGTCCGAAGCGCTGGCCATGCCCGCCGAGGAGCTGTCCCAGGCCCGGCTGTTTGGCTCGGTGTCCGCCGACAATGTCGTTCTTGATCCCACGGGCCGAGGGGTGTCCTTCACGGCCCTGGACAAGGACAACCCCGCCCAGGCCATCCGCGTCCACTATCATGGCGCGGTCCCGGACACGTTCAAGCCAGGGGTGGAGGTTATTCTGGAAGGAGCATTCAATGCCCAGACCCGCGAGTTCGAGGCGGCCACGCTTTTAACCAAATGCCCGTCCAAGTACGAGAAAAACGAGAAGGGCCAGATGCGTCCTCCTGGATACGAGAGCTAG
- a CDS encoding glycosyltransferase family 1 protein, giving the protein MHIGFDAKRFFHNATGLGNYARNTIGGLVATFPEHRYLLYTPTIGARFGTSARHPSMVVQEACPLGRFFPSPWRSLGIPRAARKDNLDIYHGLSHELPLTPFSPRTRTVVTMHDLLFLTHPHLYPWADRRIYALKYGASCRRADMVVAISHKTAKDVADAFGIAPERIRVAYQSCDPSFYTLLDDDEKKRVQSAYGLPGAYMLFVGSLIPRKGVQTLLEAVAILPPADRLPLALIGTGPEENRLRAQAKAAGLERMVRFLGHVPAQDLPALYQAATAFVYPSHGEGFGIPILEALFSRVPVITSTGSCFAEAGGDAALYTTPTDAPELAEAMRRAVHDTELRAAMINRGTLHAARFHLTRTSEQLMRIYTELCPGRLP; this is encoded by the coding sequence ATGCACATCGGATTTGACGCCAAGCGCTTCTTCCACAACGCCACGGGTCTGGGCAATTACGCCCGGAACACCATTGGCGGGTTGGTCGCCACCTTTCCTGAGCACCGCTACCTGCTCTACACACCAACCATTGGTGCACGATTTGGCACATCGGCCAGGCATCCATCCATGGTCGTGCAGGAAGCATGCCCCCTGGGCCGTTTTTTCCCGTCTCCGTGGCGCTCCCTGGGCATCCCGCGCGCGGCCCGGAAGGACAACCTGGACATCTACCACGGTCTGTCCCACGAATTGCCCCTGACCCCGTTCAGTCCCCGGACACGAACCGTGGTCACCATGCACGACCTGCTTTTTCTGACCCACCCCCATCTCTACCCCTGGGCGGACCGGCGCATCTACGCCCTCAAATACGGCGCCAGCTGTCGCCGGGCCGACATGGTGGTGGCCATCAGCCACAAAACGGCCAAGGACGTGGCGGACGCATTCGGTATCGCGCCGGAACGCATCCGCGTGGCGTATCAAAGCTGTGATCCCAGCTTTTACACCCTCCTTGACGACGATGAAAAAAAACGTGTCCAATCGGCGTATGGCCTGCCCGGCGCCTATATGTTGTTTGTCGGCTCGCTCATCCCGCGCAAGGGTGTCCAGACCCTGCTCGAAGCCGTGGCCATCCTGCCCCCGGCCGACCGCTTGCCCCTGGCCCTGATCGGCACCGGTCCCGAGGAAAACCGTCTCCGCGCCCAGGCCAAGGCCGCGGGACTCGAGCGGATGGTTCGTTTCCTGGGGCATGTTCCGGCCCAGGATTTGCCAGCCCTGTATCAGGCGGCCACGGCCTTTGTGTACCCATCCCACGGGGAAGGATTTGGCATCCCCATCCTGGAGGCGCTCTTCAGCCGGGTTCCGGTCATCACCTCCACTGGCTCCTGCTTCGCCGAGGCTGGTGGCGACGCAGCCCTGTACACCACCCCCACGGATGCTCCGGAACTGGCCGAGGCCATGCGCCGGGCGGTGCACGATACCGAGCTGCGCGCGGCCATGATCAACCGGGGAACGCTTCACGCGGCGCGTTTCCACCTTACGCGCACCTCGGAGCAACTCATGCGCATTTACACCGAACTTTGCCCCGGACGGCTTCCATGA
- a CDS encoding HAD family hydrolase — translation MTGIDTILLDRDGTLIEERHYPRDPAEVALIPGVAQAMRRLTDQGVRFFVISNQSGIGRGLLTLAEYHSVRERVDELLALDGASLVDTVFCPHAPEANCPCRKPRTGLWDQLAARHDLNPKHTAMVGDKMADIAFGLAVGCAQTVLVLTGHGIQEAEKLGLPAPVQDVAACPAGPNRPHLCARTLTEYLDWLVQKKDSAHAHRI, via the coding sequence ATGACAGGCATCGACACCATACTCCTGGACCGTGACGGAACCCTGATCGAGGAGCGACACTACCCGCGTGACCCGGCCGAAGTGGCCTTGATCCCAGGCGTGGCCCAGGCCATGCGCCGCTTGACGGACCAAGGCGTGCGTTTTTTCGTGATCAGCAACCAAAGCGGCATTGGCCGTGGCCTGCTGACCCTGGCCGAATATCACTCCGTGCGCGAACGGGTGGATGAACTTCTCGCCCTGGACGGGGCCAGCCTCGTCGACACGGTCTTTTGCCCACACGCGCCCGAGGCCAATTGTCCCTGCCGCAAGCCGCGCACGGGCCTGTGGGACCAGCTCGCCGCCCGCCACGACCTGAATCCCAAACACACGGCCATGGTGGGCGACAAAATGGCGGACATTGCCTTTGGCCTGGCCGTGGGCTGCGCCCAAACCGTTCTCGTCCTGACCGGCCATGGCATCCAGGAGGCCGAGAAACTGGGTCTGCCCGCCCCGGTCCAAGACGTCGCGGCCTGTCCGGCGGGTCCCAACCGACCCCACCTTTGTGCCCGCACCCTGACCGAATACCTCGATTGGCTTGTGCAAAAAAAGGACAGCGCGCATGCACATCGGATTTGA
- a CDS encoding glycosyltransferase family 9 protein, whose product MITATECLVVRLSALGDAILATGVLEHWRRVRDLRFHVLTRKALAPIFAGHPAVRAIIPVDTPDLRPLPWLRLCRDLAARHAHMPLIDLHGNLRTVALRQLWKGPTHAYAKMGLTRRLFLATRQPFFARRLRALNVPQRYSLALDATAPEAAQVRPVIFLDTNELTQGATILAERNLRRPIAIHPFATHPAKSPAATIWRALIDDLRASGHDVVVVGQAMTPLYPDQPFDLTNATDLRQTAAVLAASQCLISGDSGPMHLATAVGTPCIALFGPTTREWGFYPSGPHDIVHQSPCPDAPCSLHGQNTCTRNNACMRGISAELIRDLLRSLPRED is encoded by the coding sequence ATGATCACCGCCACCGAGTGCCTGGTCGTGCGCCTGAGCGCCCTTGGCGACGCCATCCTGGCCACCGGAGTGCTCGAACACTGGCGCCGCGTCCGTGATCTGCGTTTTCACGTCCTGACCCGCAAGGCCCTGGCCCCGATCTTTGCCGGGCATCCGGCCGTGCGCGCCATCATCCCCGTGGACACGCCCGATTTGCGCCCGCTGCCCTGGCTGCGTCTGTGCCGCGACCTGGCCGCGCGCCATGCCCACATGCCCCTGATCGATCTTCACGGAAACCTGCGCACGGTCGCGCTCCGCCAGCTCTGGAAAGGGCCAACCCATGCCTATGCCAAGATGGGCCTGACGCGCCGCCTGTTCCTGGCCACCCGGCAGCCGTTTTTCGCCCGCCGTCTGCGCGCCCTCAATGTTCCCCAGCGCTACAGCCTGGCTCTGGACGCCACCGCGCCGGAGGCGGCCCAGGTCCGGCCGGTTATTTTTTTGGACACCAACGAACTGACCCAGGGCGCGACAATCCTAGCCGAACGAAATCTGCGCCGGCCCATCGCCATCCACCCCTTTGCCACGCATCCAGCCAAGTCCCCGGCCGCGACAATCTGGAGGGCACTGATTGACGACCTGCGCGCCAGCGGCCACGATGTCGTTGTCGTGGGGCAAGCCATGACGCCGCTTTACCCAGACCAACCCTTCGATCTGACCAATGCCACGGACCTGCGCCAAACAGCAGCCGTCCTGGCCGCCAGCCAATGCCTGATCAGCGGCGATTCCGGGCCCATGCACCTGGCCACGGCCGTGGGCACCCCCTGCATCGCCCTCTTTGGTCCCACCACCCGCGAATGGGGCTTTTATCCTTCGGGGCCCCATGACATCGTCCACCAAAGCCCCTGCCCGGACGCACCCTGCTCCCTGCATGGGCAAAATACCTGCACCCGGAACAACGCCTGCATGCGCGGCATCTCGGCGGAATTGATCCGCGATCTGCTTCGATCCCTGCCAAGAGAGGATTGA
- a CDS encoding transcriptional repressor, translated as MKEFLGKDMRLTNQRKIILEELRAVTSHPTADEIYGLVRKRLPRISLGTVYRNLEVLSALGLIRKLENAAGQKRFDGDIRPHHHIRCEICGTIGDIFDAPDTSGIEFGLKTDFQVTGHTLEFSGICPECQKKQHITQ; from the coding sequence ATGAAGGAATTCCTGGGAAAAGACATGCGCCTGACCAACCAGCGGAAGATCATCCTGGAAGAACTGCGCGCGGTGACCAGTCATCCCACGGCGGATGAAATCTATGGGCTGGTCCGCAAACGCTTGCCGCGCATCAGCCTCGGAACCGTCTACCGCAACCTCGAGGTGCTCAGCGCCCTGGGCCTGATCCGCAAGTTGGAAAACGCGGCGGGACAAAAGCGGTTTGACGGCGATATCCGCCCGCACCATCACATCCGCTGCGAAATTTGCGGCACAATCGGGGACATCTTCGACGCGCCGGACACCAGCGGCATTGAATTCGGACTCAAAACAGATTTCCAGGTCACCGGACACACCCTTGAGTTCAGCGGTATTTGTCCTGAGTGCCAAAAAAAACAACATATTACACAATGA